From one Eucalyptus grandis isolate ANBG69807.140 chromosome 9, ASM1654582v1, whole genome shotgun sequence genomic stretch:
- the LOC104418247 gene encoding B3 domain-containing protein REM7: protein MASRRPKGFEPPKSPHFFKIILSSGKLEIPKRFLQRHGSDIPGSVFLKVPSSTILWPVEMEWSDGMARLGQGWQKFTDYYSIGFGQLLVFRYEPSSIFHVVIIDTSASEIEYPTDPVIMDKSEPKCEFILLKKEETDNISAKISEDCRPSPKFRKKSKSALALASRKVNSGMIRNSASRASPATPVARTSNVPCPTALEMARDFKSKHPMFILVVYPSYLKDSHPSVSSKFMRTHIKGSMQVVTLKHKKDSWSVKLIKYRGTLESYLKAFIRVYRRGFLQKHGNDLSSIVFLKVPDGEIWPVRCEQNSTFQAVIFHTSSLEIEYPGNPIMGEKSKAECEFLLPRKEETDDILVKILEDCWPSRVMSGKTKWASEKASSGLCHFRIRWTFTFSHDPDVT, encoded by the exons ATGGCTTCGCGTCGTCCGAAGGGTTTTGAACCGCCCAAGTCTCCTCATTTTTTCAAGATCATACTCTCCTCCGGGAAGCTT GAGATACCAAAGAGGTTTCTGCAGAGACATGGTAGTGACATCCCTGGCTCAGTGTTTCTCAAGGTTCCAAGCAGTACAATACTTTGGCCAGTGGAGATGGAGTGGAGTGATGGCATGGCTCGCCTTGGCCAAGGCTGGCAGAAGTTCACAGACTATTACTCCATTGGTTTTGGCCAATTACTAGTTTTCAGATATGAACCAAGCTCCATCTTTCATGTTGTGATCATTGACACAAGCGCTTCAGAGATTGAATATCCTACGGATCCTGTGATCATGGACAAATCAGAACCGAAATGTGAATTTATTCTGCTCAAGAAGGAAGAAACTGATAATATCTCAGCCAAAATCTCGGAGGATTGTCGGCCTAGcccaaaatttaggaaaaaatcaAAGTCAGCATTGGCTTTGGCTTCTCGTAAGGTGAACTCCG GCATGATCAGAAATTCTGCAAGCAGAGCAAGCCCTGCTACACCGGTTGCTCGTACAAGTAATGTGCCATGTCCTACTGCTCTTGAAATGGCACGAGATTTCAAATCAAAGCATCCCATGTTCATACTCGTGGTGTACCCTAGTTATCTTAAAGATTCCCATCCG AGTGTATCATCCAAATTTATGCGGACTCATATCAAGGGAAGTATGCAGGTCGTGACACTTAAGCACAAGAAGGATTCGTGGTCAGTGAAGTTAATCAAGTATCGAGGGACCTTGGAAAGTTATCTCAAG GCCTTCATCAGGGTATACCGAAGAGGTTTTCTGCAAAAGCATGGTAATGACCTCTCGAGCATAGTGTTTCTCAAGGTTCCAGATGGTGAAATCTGGCCAGTACG ATGCGAACAGAACTCCACCTTCCAAGCTGTAATTTTTCATACGAGTTCATTAGAGATTGAATATCCCGGAAATCCCATTATGggtgaaaaatcaaaagctgaatGCGAATTTCTACTGCCTAGGAAGGAAGAAACTGATGATATCTTGGTTAAAATCTTGGAAGATTGCTGGCCAAGCCGAGTCATGAGTGGAAAAACGAAATGGGCTTCTGAGAAGGCGAGTTCTGGTCTG TGTCATTTTAGGATACGATGGACGTTCACCTTTTCACATGACCCCGACGTGACCTAG